From a single Streptomyces sp. NBC_01264 genomic region:
- a CDS encoding cation acetate symporter, translating to MNQTYALTAVAVVVLVTVLVGALGLRISRTTSDFYVASRTVGPRLNAAAIGGEYLSAASFLGVAGLVLLQGPQMLWYPVGYTAGYLVLLVLVAAPLRRSGAYTLPDFAEARLESQAVRRIAVLFVLGVGWLYLLPQLQGAGLTLEILTGAPHWVGGVVVACVVTAAVAAGGMRSITFVQAFQYWLKLTALLVPAFFLLAAWAGDGAPRASFDAPAVFREHAAVTLAEDVRLSLDAPLTVTVTGQVDGRAYAGHSVTLGAGQHSVRAHARLEFAPDSAVPQSRVESGPGVSSWSEPLSGDRPELRLYATYGLILATFLGTMGLPHVAVRFYTSPNGRAARRTTLVVLGLVGSFYLLPPVYGALGRIYAPELALTGEGDAVVLVLPARVVGGLAGELLGALLAGGAFAAFLSTASGLTMAVAGVLHQDVLPSRGVRSFRVAVLVAILVPLAGSVAVTEVPVADAVGLAFAVSASSFCPLLVLGIWWRGLTPPGAVAGLVTGGGAALSAVLATRAGLAPAGWVNTLLAWPAVWSVPLGFLTMVVVSLGTRGRIPPGTAATLARLHLPEAVSEPAPAGGEAGGGGTGRGPGAGRVGSTAPSGKGGAP from the coding sequence GTGAACCAGACGTACGCGCTGACCGCGGTCGCCGTCGTCGTCCTGGTCACGGTGCTGGTCGGCGCGCTGGGGCTGCGCATCTCCCGGACCACCTCGGACTTCTACGTGGCTTCGCGCACGGTCGGCCCGCGCCTCAACGCGGCGGCCATCGGCGGCGAGTACCTCTCGGCGGCCTCCTTCCTCGGCGTGGCCGGGCTGGTGCTGCTCCAGGGGCCGCAGATGCTCTGGTACCCGGTGGGCTACACCGCCGGGTACCTGGTGCTGCTGGTACTGGTGGCGGCCCCGCTGCGGCGCTCGGGCGCGTACACGCTGCCCGACTTCGCCGAGGCCCGGCTCGAATCGCAGGCGGTGCGCCGGATCGCGGTGCTGTTCGTGCTCGGCGTCGGCTGGCTGTACCTGCTGCCGCAGCTCCAGGGCGCGGGGCTGACCCTGGAGATCCTCACCGGCGCCCCGCACTGGGTGGGCGGGGTGGTCGTCGCCTGTGTGGTGACGGCGGCGGTGGCGGCCGGCGGGATGCGGTCCATCACCTTCGTGCAGGCCTTCCAGTACTGGCTGAAGCTCACCGCCCTGCTGGTGCCCGCGTTCTTCCTGCTGGCCGCCTGGGCGGGGGACGGCGCCCCGCGCGCCTCCTTCGACGCCCCGGCCGTCTTCCGCGAGCACGCCGCCGTCACGCTGGCCGAGGACGTACGGCTGTCCCTGGACGCGCCGCTGACGGTGACGGTGACCGGGCAGGTGGACGGTCGGGCGTACGCGGGCCATTCCGTGACCCTCGGCGCCGGGCAGCATTCCGTACGGGCGCACGCGCGGCTGGAGTTCGCCCCGGACTCGGCGGTGCCGCAGAGCCGGGTGGAGTCCGGACCCGGGGTGTCGAGCTGGTCGGAGCCGCTGTCCGGGGACCGTCCCGAGCTGCGGCTGTACGCGACGTACGGGCTGATCCTGGCCACCTTCCTCGGGACCATGGGGCTGCCGCACGTGGCGGTGCGCTTCTACACGAGCCCCAACGGCCGGGCGGCGCGGCGCACCACGCTGGTGGTGCTCGGCCTGGTCGGCTCCTTCTACCTGCTGCCGCCGGTGTACGGGGCGCTGGGCCGGATCTACGCCCCGGAGCTGGCCCTGACCGGGGAGGGGGACGCGGTGGTGCTGGTGCTGCCGGCCCGGGTGGTGGGCGGGCTCGCCGGGGAGCTGCTGGGGGCGCTGCTGGCGGGGGGCGCGTTCGCGGCGTTCCTGTCCACGGCCTCGGGGCTCACGATGGCGGTGGCGGGGGTGCTGCACCAGGACGTGCTGCCTTCGCGCGGGGTGCGCAGCTTCCGGGTCGCGGTGCTGGTGGCGATCCTGGTGCCACTGGCCGGGAGCGTGGCGGTGACGGAGGTGCCGGTGGCGGACGCGGTGGGGCTGGCCTTCGCCGTGTCGGCGTCCTCGTTCTGTCCGCTGCTCGTGCTGGGGATCTGGTGGCGCGGGCTGACGCCGCCGGGGGCGGTGGCCGGGCTGGTGACGGGGGGCGGGGCGGCGCTCAGCGCGGTGCTGGCGACACGGGCCGGGCTGGCGCCGGCGGGGTGGGTGAACACGCTGCTGGCGTGGCCGGCGGTGTGGTCGGTGCCACTGGGCTTCCTAACGATGGTGGTGGTGTCGCTGGGTACGCGCGGGCGGATCCCGCCGGGCACGGCGGCGACGCTGGCGCGGCTGCACCTGCCGGAGGCGGTGTCGGAGCCGGCTCCTGCGGGCGGCGAAGCCGGGGGCGGGGGTACGGGCAGGGGCCCGGGAGCGGGCAGGGTCGGCTCCACCGCGCCCTCCGGGAAGGGCGGTGCTCCGTGA
- a CDS encoding sensor histidine kinase — protein MTGALLSLLGAAGGALLLGLGWIGGRRQARRGERALGLGLGTPVERATFHTLHTASLAAPPLRAGLTEDAARKAARRLRSLLGTEALCLTDRESVLAWDGPGADHHERRAMARVAVMLDSGRSQSVRTECERPDCPLKWAVVAPLTGEDGMLGALVAYGSRESAVLVRAATEVARWVSVQLELSELDRSRTRLMEAEIKALRAQISPHFIFNSLAAIASFVRTDPERARDLLLEFADFTRYSFRRHGEFTTLAEELRSIEQYLALAGARFGERLKLTLQVAPEVLPVALPFLCLQPLVENAVKHGLEDSTEECRITIAARDAGAEALITIEDNGIGMDPSLLRRILAGEHPGSSAGIGLPNVDERLRQVYGDGHGLVIETGVGAGMKITVRIPKYRAGVHSSAPPGRIPRR, from the coding sequence ATGACCGGAGCACTGCTCTCGCTGCTCGGCGCGGCCGGTGGGGCGCTGCTGCTCGGGCTCGGCTGGATCGGCGGACGCCGACAGGCCCGGCGGGGCGAGCGTGCTCTGGGCCTCGGCCTCGGCACCCCCGTCGAGCGGGCCACCTTCCACACCCTGCACACCGCTTCCCTCGCCGCTCCCCCGCTGCGCGCCGGCCTCACCGAGGACGCCGCCCGCAAGGCGGCCCGACGCCTGCGCTCCCTCCTCGGCACCGAGGCCCTGTGTCTGACGGACCGTGAGAGCGTCCTCGCCTGGGACGGCCCCGGCGCCGATCACCACGAGCGCCGGGCGATGGCCCGGGTCGCGGTCATGCTGGACTCGGGGCGCAGCCAGAGCGTGCGCACCGAGTGCGAGCGGCCCGACTGCCCCCTCAAGTGGGCCGTGGTCGCCCCGCTGACCGGTGAGGACGGGATGCTGGGCGCGCTGGTGGCCTACGGGTCACGGGAGTCGGCGGTGCTGGTGCGGGCCGCCACCGAGGTCGCGCGCTGGGTGTCCGTACAGCTGGAGCTGTCCGAGCTGGACCGTTCGCGGACCCGGCTGATGGAGGCCGAGATCAAGGCGCTGCGCGCGCAGATCTCCCCGCACTTCATCTTCAACTCCCTGGCGGCGATCGCCTCGTTCGTGCGCACCGATCCGGAGCGGGCCCGGGACCTGCTGCTGGAGTTCGCGGACTTCACCCGCTACTCCTTCCGGCGGCACGGGGAGTTCACCACGCTGGCGGAGGAGTTGCGGTCCATCGAGCAGTACCTGGCCCTGGCCGGTGCCCGGTTCGGGGAGCGGCTCAAGCTGACCTTGCAGGTGGCCCCCGAGGTGCTGCCGGTGGCCCTGCCCTTCCTGTGCCTGCAGCCGCTGGTGGAGAACGCCGTGAAGCACGGGCTGGAGGACTCCACCGAGGAGTGCCGGATCACCATCGCGGCCCGGGACGCGGGCGCGGAGGCGCTGATCACCATCGAGGACAACGGCATCGGCATGGATCCGTCCCTGCTGCGCCGGATCCTGGCCGGGGAGCATCCGGGCTCCTCCGCGGGCATCGGGCTGCCCAATGTGGACGAGCGGCTGCGCCAGGTCTACGGGGACGGCCACGGGCTCGTCATCGAGACGGGTGTGGGCGCGGGCATGAAGATAACGGTCCGGATTCCCAAATACCGTGCGGGGGTGCACAGTTCGGCCCCACCTGGCCGAATTCCCCGGCGCTGA
- a CDS encoding sigma-70 family RNA polymerase sigma factor — translation MSPMFATAGAVISPGPGPAVGAGPAIGAAAGSGRAGRRTDAYALARLEREHGKALHGFLLGLTFGDRHRAEDLLQETLFRAWKHPEALENGAHASMRPWLYTVARRVAIDARRARLSRPAEVGPDGLEQSPADEDRTERSVAVLDVRGALRSLSPDHRAVLLQIYFRGASVGEAAEALGVPVGTVKSRTYYALRALRALLPGYDDGHLRA, via the coding sequence ATGTCGCCCATGTTCGCGACCGCCGGCGCCGTCATCAGCCCCGGCCCCGGCCCCGCCGTCGGCGCCGGCCCCGCCATCGGCGCCGCCGCCGGCTCAGGCAGGGCCGGCCGCCGCACCGACGCGTACGCCCTCGCCCGGCTGGAGAGGGAGCATGGCAAGGCGCTCCACGGGTTCCTCCTCGGCCTCACGTTCGGTGACCGCCACCGGGCGGAGGACCTGCTCCAGGAGACCCTGTTCCGCGCCTGGAAGCACCCCGAAGCCCTGGAGAACGGCGCCCACGCGTCCATGCGGCCCTGGCTGTACACCGTCGCCCGGCGCGTGGCCATCGACGCCCGCCGGGCCCGCCTGTCGCGCCCCGCCGAGGTCGGGCCCGACGGGCTGGAGCAGTCGCCGGCCGACGAGGACCGCACCGAGCGGTCCGTGGCCGTCCTCGATGTCCGGGGCGCCCTGCGATCACTCAGCCCCGATCACCGGGCCGTCCTCCTCCAGATCTACTTCCGCGGGGCCAGCGTCGGCGAGGCCGCCGAGGCGCTCGGAGTACCGGTCGGCACGGTCAAGTCCCGTACGTACTACGCCCTGCGGGCCCTGCGTGCCCTCCTGCCCGGCTACGATGACGGCCACCTCCGCGCGTGA
- a CDS encoding VOC family protein produces the protein MITTDFVPGSPCWLDLGAPDVPAASAFYGAVLGWDYESMGEGEEREGGMFRRDGKIVAGLGKLTEEGARPAWMIYYSVPDAEATTRAVQDAGGTVRVAPRTLDEWGTMAQFSDPLGGQFAVWQPGETKGVDLVDQPGSLSWTELYTSDATAAREFYGSVFGWQFSDMPMPGGEGTYTLITPAGQPEGSMQGGLMELSAEDLAVAGGRPYWHPVFRVTDCDAAVAEVTGHGGSVQMGPADAEGVGRLAVCLDPANADFVVLDPSQD, from the coding sequence ATGATCACCACTGACTTCGTCCCCGGCTCCCCCTGCTGGCTCGACCTCGGCGCACCGGACGTCCCCGCGGCCTCGGCCTTCTACGGAGCCGTCCTCGGGTGGGACTACGAGTCCATGGGCGAGGGGGAGGAGAGGGAAGGCGGCATGTTCCGCAGGGACGGGAAGATCGTCGCCGGGCTGGGCAAGCTCACCGAGGAGGGCGCCCGCCCGGCCTGGATGATCTATTACAGCGTCCCCGACGCCGAGGCCACGACCCGCGCCGTCCAGGACGCGGGCGGCACCGTGCGGGTGGCCCCGCGCACGCTCGACGAGTGGGGCACGATGGCGCAGTTCAGCGACCCGCTGGGGGGCCAGTTCGCCGTCTGGCAGCCCGGCGAGACCAAGGGCGTCGACCTCGTGGACCAGCCGGGATCGCTGTCCTGGACCGAGCTGTACACGAGCGACGCCACGGCCGCCCGGGAGTTCTACGGGAGCGTCTTCGGCTGGCAGTTCAGCGATATGCCGATGCCGGGCGGCGAGGGCACGTACACCCTGATCACCCCCGCCGGGCAGCCCGAGGGAAGCATGCAGGGCGGGCTCATGGAACTCTCCGCCGAGGATCTCGCGGTGGCGGGCGGGCGGCCGTACTGGCACCCGGTCTTCCGCGTCACCGACTGTGACGCGGCGGTGGCCGAGGTCACCGGGCACGGAGGCAGCGTGCAGATGGGGCCGGCGGACGCCGAGGGCGTCGGCCGGCTGGCCGTCTGCCTCGACCCGGCGAACGCCGACTTCGTGGTGCTGGACCCGTCGCAGGACTGA
- a CDS encoding FAD-binding protein has protein sequence MDTFSRDFGRTSVVPPQAVLREDEGDTVAEAMREAGTAGLDMTVRGAGRSTNGQTLSPGVVIDNYRPDAAPRFVGADGEEHLVEVPSGITWLELEKWLNRHGRSNPVLPSYLNITVGGNLSIGGFGLASCRSGIQSDQVHEIELVDGTGRSRRCSDRENSELFRYALGGLAQVGFIKKVVLKTVPYRPVTRAARVEHTGLSDLTEFMMKDVQEPWVSSFFGMYDRAAWYSHVSLTDDAPAPADPAQEFAVPDYMLFSHGETAKHLHHLLEEDSHANMWVDHIFDEEGFKLFTKKVEGMLEEYPLSETLVALYFLVIRRPESATPFVLAPVVDAPVQYLIGIFTAAATSDSRGISETRRVLRELLEACAEAGGRPYLYGTHDFDTDLLERIYGAPALRRLRELREEHALTHFARRAFGNVRP, from the coding sequence GTGGACACATTCAGCCGGGACTTCGGGCGGACTTCCGTCGTTCCTCCCCAGGCGGTGCTGCGGGAGGACGAGGGCGACACCGTGGCGGAGGCGATGCGGGAGGCGGGCACGGCGGGCCTGGACATGACCGTCCGGGGAGCCGGCCGCTCGACCAACGGCCAGACGCTGTCCCCCGGGGTGGTCATCGACAACTACCGGCCCGATGCCGCGCCGCGTTTCGTCGGGGCCGACGGGGAAGAGCACCTGGTGGAGGTCCCGAGCGGGATCACCTGGCTCGAACTGGAGAAGTGGCTCAACCGCCACGGCCGCTCCAATCCCGTCCTCCCCAGCTACCTGAACATCACCGTGGGCGGAAACCTCTCCATCGGAGGGTTCGGTCTCGCATCCTGCCGTTCCGGGATCCAGAGCGACCAGGTGCACGAGATCGAGCTCGTCGACGGAACGGGCCGCTCGCGCCGGTGCTCGGACCGGGAGAACTCCGAGCTGTTCCGCTACGCCCTCGGCGGCCTCGCGCAGGTGGGGTTCATCAAGAAGGTGGTCCTGAAGACGGTTCCGTACAGGCCCGTCACCCGTGCGGCCAGGGTCGAGCACACCGGCCTCTCCGACCTCACGGAATTCATGATGAAGGACGTCCAGGAACCGTGGGTGTCGAGCTTCTTCGGCATGTACGACCGGGCGGCCTGGTACTCGCACGTATCGCTCACCGACGACGCACCCGCGCCCGCGGACCCGGCCCAGGAGTTCGCGGTTCCGGACTACATGCTCTTCAGCCACGGCGAAACCGCGAAGCACCTCCACCACCTGCTCGAAGAGGACTCCCACGCGAACATGTGGGTGGACCACATCTTCGACGAGGAGGGATTCAAGCTCTTCACGAAGAAGGTGGAGGGCATGCTCGAGGAGTACCCGCTCTCCGAGACCCTGGTCGCCCTGTACTTCCTGGTGATCCGCCGCCCCGAATCGGCCACTCCCTTCGTCCTGGCGCCCGTGGTCGACGCGCCGGTCCAGTACCTGATCGGCATCTTCACGGCGGCCGCAACGTCCGATTCCCGCGGGATCTCCGAGACCAGGCGCGTCCTGCGGGAGCTGCTGGAGGCCTGCGCGGAGGCGGGCGGCCGTCCGTACCTCTACGGCACCCACGACTTCGACACGGACCTGCTGGAGCGGATCTACGGAGCCCCGGCCCTCCGGCGCCTGCGGGAACTGCGCGAGGAGCACGCCCTGACCCACTTCGCCCGCCGGGCCTTCGGGAACGTACGGCCGTAG
- a CDS encoding GuaB1 family IMP dehydrogenase-related protein gives MRFLNDLKPPYDLTYDDVFMVPSRSAVGSRQGVDLSAPDGTGTTIPLVVANMTAIAGRRMAETVARRGGIVVIPQDIPIDVVTDVISWVKTRHLVLDTPITLAPTQTVADALSLLPKRAHGAGVVVDADGRPVGVVTDHDLTGVDRFTQLSEVMSKELLLIDADIDPREAFTKLDAGHRKLAPAVDKDGKLVGILTRKAALRATLYTPATDANGKLRIAAAVGINGDFVAKAKQLLDAGVDTLVIDTAHGHQESMINAIKAVRALDPQVPIVAGNIVAAEGVKDLIDAGADIIKVGVGPGAMCTTRMMTGVGRPQFSAVLECAAEAKKYGKHVWADGGVRHPRDVAMALAAGASNVMIGSWFAGTYESPGDLQQSADGRLYKESFGMASARAVQNRTSEESSYDRARKGLFEEGISTSRMFLDPARPGVEDLIDSIIAGVRSSCTYAGAASLAEFEEKAVVGIQSAAGYAEGKPLHASWS, from the coding sequence GTGCGTTTTCTCAATGACCTGAAGCCGCCGTACGACCTTACGTACGACGACGTATTCATGGTGCCGAGCCGCTCCGCGGTCGGTTCCCGCCAGGGCGTCGACCTTTCCGCGCCTGACGGCACCGGCACCACCATTCCGCTGGTCGTGGCCAACATGACCGCCATCGCCGGCCGCCGGATGGCCGAGACGGTCGCCCGCCGCGGCGGCATCGTCGTCATCCCGCAGGACATCCCGATCGACGTCGTCACCGACGTGATCTCCTGGGTGAAGACCCGCCACCTCGTGCTCGACACCCCGATCACGCTGGCCCCCACCCAGACCGTCGCCGACGCGCTGTCCCTGCTGCCCAAGCGCGCGCACGGCGCCGGCGTGGTCGTGGACGCGGACGGCCGCCCGGTGGGCGTCGTCACCGACCACGACCTGACCGGCGTGGACCGCTTCACCCAGCTCTCCGAGGTCATGTCGAAGGAGCTCCTGCTCATCGACGCCGACATCGACCCCCGCGAGGCCTTCACCAAGCTCGACGCCGGCCACCGCAAGCTGGCCCCCGCCGTCGACAAGGACGGCAAGCTCGTCGGCATCCTCACCCGCAAGGCCGCGCTCCGCGCGACCCTGTACACCCCCGCGACCGACGCCAACGGCAAGCTGCGCATCGCCGCCGCCGTCGGCATCAACGGCGACTTCGTGGCGAAGGCCAAGCAGCTGCTCGACGCGGGCGTCGACACGCTCGTCATCGACACCGCGCACGGCCACCAGGAATCGATGATCAACGCGATCAAGGCCGTCCGCGCCCTTGACCCGCAGGTCCCGATCGTGGCCGGCAACATCGTCGCCGCCGAGGGCGTCAAGGACCTGATCGACGCCGGCGCCGACATCATCAAGGTCGGTGTGGGCCCCGGCGCCATGTGCACCACCCGCATGATGACCGGCGTGGGCCGCCCGCAGTTCTCCGCGGTGCTGGAGTGCGCCGCCGAGGCCAAGAAGTACGGCAAGCACGTCTGGGCCGACGGCGGCGTCCGTCACCCGCGCGACGTGGCGATGGCGCTGGCCGCCGGTGCGTCCAACGTCATGATCGGCTCCTGGTTCGCCGGTACGTACGAGTCCCCGGGCGACCTGCAGCAGTCGGCCGACGGCCGTCTGTACAAGGAGTCCTTCGGCATGGCCTCCGCGCGCGCGGTCCAGAACCGCACCTCGGAGGAGTCCTCCTACGACCGCGCCCGCAAGGGCCTCTTCGAGGAGGGCATCTCCACCTCGCGGATGTTCCTGGACCCGGCCCGTCCGGGCGTCGAGGACCTGATCGACTCGATCATCGCGGGCGTCCGCTCCTCCTGCACCTACGCCGGTGCGGCCTCCCTCGCGGAGTTCGAGGAGAAGGCCGTCGTCGGCATCCAGTCCGCCGCGGGCTACGCCGAGGGCAAGCCGCTGCACGCCAGCTGGAGCTAG
- a CDS encoding XdhC family protein — translation MLDIAEELRAWCAAGRDFAVATVVAVSGSAPRGPGASLAVDTGGTALGSLSGGCVESAVHELCLEAIGSGHSSVHRFGYSDDDAFAVGLTCGGVLDVLITPVRVHDPVRPVIGAVLDAACGGTRSALGRVVCGPPEQLGRAIAVHADGSYEGRLGGGAELDRAAAERVRGWLAAGRTGTAELGTAGGLCGQPLTLLVESAAEPPRLLVYGAIDFAAALTRVGAFLGYRVTVCDARPVFVTAARFPEADEVVVDWPHRHLAAEWEGGRLDSRTTVCVLTHDAKFDVPLLALALGLPLGYVGAMGSRRTHEERARRLRAEGVPAAALARLRSPIGLDLGGGTPEETALAIAAEFTAVRYGGRILPLAWSRGPVHGRADPHLPVRRTKVP, via the coding sequence ATGCTCGACATCGCCGAAGAGCTACGCGCGTGGTGCGCCGCCGGACGGGACTTCGCGGTGGCCACGGTGGTCGCCGTCAGCGGCAGCGCGCCGCGCGGTCCGGGCGCCTCACTGGCCGTCGACACCGGGGGCACCGCGCTCGGCTCCCTCTCCGGGGGCTGCGTGGAATCCGCCGTGCACGAGCTCTGCCTGGAGGCGATCGGCTCCGGACACAGCAGCGTCCACCGCTTCGGATACAGCGACGACGACGCCTTCGCGGTAGGGCTGACCTGCGGGGGAGTCCTCGACGTCCTGATCACCCCGGTGCGCGTGCACGACCCCGTGCGGCCCGTCATCGGCGCCGTGCTCGACGCGGCCTGCGGCGGGACCCGCTCCGCGCTGGGCCGGGTGGTCTGCGGGCCGCCGGAGCAGCTCGGCCGGGCCATAGCCGTGCACGCGGACGGCTCCTACGAGGGCCGCCTGGGCGGGGGCGCCGAGCTGGACCGGGCCGCCGCCGAACGGGTCCGGGGCTGGCTGGCGGCCGGCCGCACCGGCACCGCCGAACTGGGCACGGCGGGCGGGCTCTGCGGGCAGCCCCTGACCCTGCTGGTGGAATCGGCCGCCGAGCCACCCCGGCTGTTGGTCTACGGAGCCATCGACTTCGCCGCCGCCCTGACCCGCGTGGGCGCCTTCCTGGGCTACCGGGTCACGGTGTGCGACGCCCGGCCCGTCTTCGTCACCGCCGCCCGGTTCCCCGAGGCGGACGAGGTGGTCGTGGACTGGCCGCACCGGCACCTGGCCGCGGAGTGGGAGGGCGGCCGCCTGGATTCCCGTACGACGGTGTGCGTACTGACCCACGACGCCAAATTCGACGTCCCGCTGCTCGCGCTCGCCCTGGGCCTGCCCCTCGGGTACGTCGGAGCCATGGGATCGCGCCGCACCCACGAGGAGCGGGCCCGCCGACTGCGGGCGGAGGGGGTGCCGGCGGCCGCGCTGGCCCGGCTGCGCTCACCGATCGGCCTGGACCTCGGCGGGGGAACCCCCGAGGAGACCGCGCTCGCCATCGCCGCCGAGTTCACGGCCGTCCGGTACGGCGGAAGGATTCTTCCGCTGGCCTGGAGCCGGGGCCCCGTCCATGGCCGGGCGGACCCGCACCTACCCGTCCGGAGGACCAAGGTCCCGTAG
- a CDS encoding IS701 family transposase, with the protein MARVVLPEESTKEISELIDVLISLFFESLPRRDQRNWARVYLNGLVQTNGKKTIRNIAGTGASSVEQSLQQFISKSPWDWTPVRRSLAQHLERTAQRPLAWVVQPMVIEKAGDRSVGVGRQFVPQLGRTANCQQASGIWLTSSDAGFPVEWTLTLPGPWTAELLRRRRAGIPDTARSLTPAQDAVHAVQRMASAWQLQRRPVVMEVANSELPQCIESFAMQDIPFVFKVDGTLPVSFGGAGRHKPGPHTAPARELIDSLRSQRRVVEWTRHGRAEGAVTLLTSAAIFATPGEDRLVPAPPTPLLLVGAWTEAALLPSEFWITNIGDRPLAQLFLLAKLTDRVALDFTEVCEPAGIRDFEGRSFRGWHHHATLASVAHAAMLLGARGREPHPLQPEAYPGPARTAPTRAVAAAHALPPTLPPRPVIPGQSPRREYIR; encoded by the coding sequence ATGGCTCGCGTAGTCCTGCCGGAGGAATCCACGAAGGAAATCTCCGAATTGATCGACGTTCTGATCTCGCTCTTCTTCGAGTCGTTACCTCGGCGGGACCAGCGAAACTGGGCCCGCGTATACCTGAACGGCCTGGTGCAGACCAACGGCAAGAAAACAATTCGTAACATTGCCGGAACCGGGGCCAGTTCCGTAGAACAGAGCCTTCAGCAGTTCATCAGTAAATCCCCCTGGGACTGGACCCCGGTCCGCCGCTCCCTCGCCCAGCACCTGGAACGCACCGCGCAGCGCCCGCTGGCCTGGGTGGTGCAGCCCATGGTCATCGAGAAGGCCGGCGACCGATCGGTCGGCGTGGGGCGGCAGTTCGTCCCCCAGCTGGGCCGCACCGCCAACTGTCAGCAGGCCAGCGGGATCTGGCTCACTTCCAGCGATGCCGGCTTCCCCGTCGAATGGACCCTCACCCTCCCCGGGCCCTGGACGGCGGAACTCCTGCGGCGCCGACGGGCCGGCATCCCCGACACGGCCCGCTCGCTCACCCCCGCCCAGGACGCGGTGCACGCGGTCCAGCGGATGGCCTCCGCCTGGCAGCTCCAGCGCAGACCCGTGGTGATGGAAGTCGCCAACAGCGAACTGCCCCAGTGCATCGAATCGTTCGCGATGCAGGACATCCCCTTCGTATTCAAGGTGGACGGCACCCTGCCCGTCTCCTTCGGCGGAGCCGGCCGGCACAAACCCGGACCGCACACCGCGCCGGCCCGCGAGCTCATCGACTCCCTGCGCTCCCAGCGGCGGGTCGTCGAATGGACCCGGCACGGCCGCGCCGAGGGAGCGGTCACCCTGCTCACCTCGGCCGCCATCTTCGCCACCCCCGGTGAGGACCGCCTCGTACCGGCGCCGCCCACCCCGCTGCTGCTCGTCGGGGCCTGGACCGAGGCCGCCCTGCTGCCCTCGGAGTTCTGGATCACCAACATCGGCGACCGGCCGCTCGCGCAGCTGTTCCTTCTCGCCAAACTCACCGACCGGGTCGCGCTCGACTTCACCGAGGTCTGCGAGCCCGCCGGGATCCGGGACTTCGAGGGCCGGTCCTTCCGCGGCTGGCACCACCACGCCACCCTCGCCAGCGTCGCCCACGCCGCGATGCTGCTGGGCGCGCGCGGACGGGAGCCCCACCCGCTGCAGCCCGAGGCGTACCCCGGCCCGGCCCGGACCGCCCCCACCCGTGCGGTCGCCGCCGCGCACGCCCTCCCCCCGACGCTGCCACCCAGACCGGTCATCCCCGGGCAGAGCCCGCGCCGCGAGTACATCCGCTGA
- a CDS encoding TMEM175 family protein: MESETGRVEAFSDGVFAVIITILVLELKVPEETGSDFWHGVREQWPHYAAYVVSFLIIGVMWVNHHTIFSHIKRVDRPLLFLNLLVLMVVSVVPYTTNVLAEHLMEEGGSANAAAVLYSLLTVAYALAFLAFWWYVTRVGHLFHDHVDKDGARATRVRFGLGAIAYPCTVALAFFSAPLTLVAHFLIALYYAANQIPIPLVVEEERLDTASDLRK, translated from the coding sequence ATGGAATCGGAAACCGGCCGGGTCGAGGCATTCAGTGACGGCGTATTCGCGGTCATCATCACGATCCTCGTCCTGGAATTGAAAGTTCCGGAAGAAACAGGCTCCGACTTCTGGCACGGAGTGCGGGAACAGTGGCCGCACTACGCCGCTTATGTGGTGAGTTTCCTCATCATCGGCGTGATGTGGGTGAACCACCACACCATCTTCAGTCACATCAAGCGCGTCGACCGTCCTTTGCTGTTCCTGAACCTCCTGGTGCTGATGGTGGTGTCGGTGGTCCCGTACACGACCAATGTGCTCGCCGAACACCTCATGGAGGAAGGAGGATCGGCCAACGCGGCCGCCGTCCTCTACAGCCTCCTCACCGTGGCCTACGCCTTGGCGTTCCTGGCCTTCTGGTGGTACGTCACCCGCGTCGGACACCTCTTCCACGACCACGTGGACAAGGACGGCGCACGGGCCACCAGGGTCCGCTTCGGTCTGGGCGCCATCGCCTACCCGTGCACCGTCGCCCTGGCGTTCTTCTCGGCCCCGCTCACTCTCGTCGCACACTTCCTGATCGCGCTCTACTATGCGGCGAACCAGATCCCCATCCCCCTCGTGGTAGAGGAAGAGCGGCTCGATACTGCCAGCGACCTCAGGAAGTAG
- a CDS encoding nuclear transport factor 2 family protein: MPKYDISTLHPVFVRQMDALAALDIEAVMKNYTDDAVLLRFEGVSVGIDAVRETFTGYLTVKPTLVELQEYIETDDTIFYRAIMNLNGEPEHAFGTLVVRDGRIWRQTAGFGG; encoded by the coding sequence ATGCCCAAGTACGACATCTCCACGCTGCACCCGGTGTTCGTCCGGCAGATGGACGCGCTCGCCGCGCTGGACATCGAAGCCGTCATGAAGAACTACACCGACGACGCGGTGCTGTTGCGCTTCGAAGGCGTCTCCGTCGGCATCGACGCGGTGCGCGAGACGTTCACCGGGTACCTGACGGTGAAGCCCACCCTCGTGGAGCTCCAGGAGTACATCGAGACCGACGACACGATCTTCTACCGGGCGATCATGAACCTGAACGGCGAACCGGAGCACGCGTTCGGGACGCTCGTCGTCCGGGATGGCCGGATCTGGCGCCAGACTGCCGGATTCGGCGGCTGA